From the Halomonas meridiana genome, one window contains:
- the rsmD gene encoding 16S rRNA (guanine(966)-N(2))-methyltransferase RsmD, with protein MKRQRPSRASSRPSTSSRGQAKPPGKLRIIGGDFRRRQLPVLDRPGLRPTPDRVRETLFNWLGQALYGKQVLDLFAGTGALGIESLSRGAAEVTFVERDAQVASHIRENLTTLKAAQGKVITADALAFVASPGQPMDVVFLDPPFHQGWAASCCSALEAHGWLAKEAMIYLETEQSLTPTVPANWQLHRETQAGESMARLYRRLPA; from the coding sequence ATGAAACGACAACGCCCTTCTCGCGCTTCCTCGCGCCCATCGACATCCTCTCGCGGCCAAGCCAAACCGCCGGGGAAGCTGCGCATCATCGGCGGTGATTTTCGCCGCCGTCAGCTACCCGTACTCGACCGCCCGGGCCTGCGTCCCACGCCGGACCGCGTACGCGAAACGCTGTTCAATTGGCTAGGCCAGGCCCTCTACGGCAAGCAGGTGCTGGACCTGTTTGCAGGCACCGGCGCGCTAGGCATCGAGTCGCTCTCACGGGGGGCCGCCGAGGTCACGTTCGTCGAGCGTGACGCCCAGGTGGCGTCGCATATTCGTGAGAATCTCACCACCTTGAAAGCCGCGCAGGGCAAGGTCATCACCGCCGATGCCCTAGCGTTCGTCGCGTCGCCAGGACAGCCGATGGACGTGGTGTTTCTCGACCCGCCCTTCCACCAGGGATGGGCCGCGTCTTGCTGCAGCGCATTAGAAGCACACGGATGGTTAGCCAAGGAGGCGATGATCTACTTGGAAACCGAACAGAGCCTGACGCCAACGGTACCGGCCAACTGGCAGCTCCATCGTGAAACCCAGGCAGGTGAAAGCATGGCCAGGCTCTATCGACGGTTACCCGCGTAA
- a CDS encoding MerR family transcriptional regulator, which produces MSLSDLKVGELAKRAHVTPETVRHYTREGLLSPRRHPENGYQLFSNNDLERLHFIQRARKLGFSVAEIRDILAHADQGDSPCPLVRDLLAHRLPQIRARIAELEALAQRMEQALDSWQDMPDGTPDGHSLCRLIESFPEEAPCSATPSKP; this is translated from the coding sequence ATGTCATTGAGCGATTTAAAAGTGGGGGAGCTAGCCAAGCGTGCTCACGTGACGCCAGAGACGGTTCGCCACTACACACGCGAAGGCCTGCTCTCCCCTCGTAGGCACCCTGAAAACGGCTACCAGCTCTTTTCTAATAACGACCTGGAGCGGCTGCACTTTATTCAGCGGGCGCGAAAACTGGGATTCAGCGTCGCGGAAATTCGCGACATTCTGGCTCATGCCGATCAAGGCGACTCCCCCTGCCCGCTAGTGCGTGATCTGCTCGCTCATCGGCTGCCGCAAATACGCGCACGCATCGCCGAACTCGAAGCGCTCGCCCAGCGAATGGAGCAAGCGCTCGACAGTTGGCAAGACATGCCCGACGGCACCCCCGATGGTCACAGCCTGTGCCGTTTGATCGAAAGTTTTCCTGAGGAGGCCCCATGCAGCGCGACACCGAGCAAACCGTGA
- a CDS encoding cell division protein ZapB, whose product MSLELFNQLEQKVTDTVEALEMMKLENEELRNENAQLKQEREEWERRLQGVLSKFDGMDDSSAS is encoded by the coding sequence ATGAGCCTTGAGTTGTTCAATCAGTTGGAGCAGAAAGTCACCGACACCGTCGAGGCGTTGGAGATGATGAAGCTGGAAAACGAAGAGTTGCGCAACGAAAATGCGCAGCTAAAACAAGAGCGCGAAGAGTGGGAGCGCCGTTTGCAGGGTGTGCTCAGCAAGTTCGACGGTATGGACGACAGCAGCGCGTCCTAA
- a CDS encoding MFS transporter translates to MRLFETRPGDDGLPGPERLLAVLALVTGTLMAVVDTTMINLALPTIAADLDVSASRAVWITNLFQVVCAAFLLVFAGISELITRRRLYLFGLATFVLAALGAALSRNLETLLVFRALQGLGAAATLSIGPSLYRAIFPSRLLGSALGLSALVVAGGYAAGPTLSGVILSFVEWPWLFALNLPLGLCSLWLARRALPKETPRQGSFDTLGALYSMLMLASFFIAMDAVGHAAPVWQSGGWGLLSVAACVLFVRRQHRAPYPLLPLSVFAEKRFTLAVSASGLAFIGQGLTFVALSFFYQEQMGFSPLETAWLFTPWPLAIMLVGPVAGRLADRVNPSLLSSTGLVLLIVGLVALALVDESTGVVGSLWRTALCGIGFGLFQPPNNREMMGSLPPERSANVSGVMSTTRTVGQSFGVALVGAALALGAPIQVTLWLGAGTTLLALLASLSRVSLAQRALIERRASSVGK, encoded by the coding sequence ATGCGACTGTTTGAAACTCGCCCCGGCGACGATGGGCTGCCCGGGCCTGAGCGTTTGTTGGCCGTGCTGGCGCTAGTGACCGGCACGCTGATGGCGGTAGTCGATACCACCATGATCAATTTGGCCTTGCCGACCATCGCGGCGGACCTAGACGTCTCGGCATCCCGGGCGGTGTGGATCACCAATCTCTTTCAGGTCGTCTGTGCGGCCTTTTTGCTCGTGTTTGCCGGAATCAGCGAGTTGATCACTCGCCGACGGCTGTATCTGTTTGGCTTGGCCACTTTCGTGCTGGCGGCACTCGGTGCCGCGCTGTCGCGTAACCTCGAAACGCTGCTCGTTTTTCGTGCGCTGCAGGGCTTGGGCGCGGCGGCCACGCTCTCCATCGGGCCGTCGCTCTATCGCGCTATTTTTCCCTCTCGGCTGCTTGGCAGCGCGCTGGGGCTGAGCGCTCTGGTCGTGGCTGGCGGCTATGCCGCAGGCCCCACGCTCAGCGGTGTGATTCTCTCGTTCGTGGAGTGGCCGTGGCTGTTCGCGCTCAACCTGCCGCTGGGACTCTGCTCACTCTGGCTGGCGCGACGCGCACTGCCGAAAGAGACGCCGCGCCAAGGCAGCTTCGATACGCTGGGGGCGCTCTACTCGATGCTGATGCTGGCGAGCTTTTTTATCGCCATGGACGCCGTGGGACACGCCGCGCCGGTGTGGCAGAGCGGCGGCTGGGGGCTACTGTCAGTGGCAGCCTGCGTGCTGTTCGTGCGTCGCCAGCACCGGGCACCTTACCCGTTGCTGCCGCTCAGTGTGTTTGCCGAAAAGCGCTTTACGCTGGCGGTGTCGGCCTCCGGCTTGGCGTTTATCGGTCAGGGACTCACCTTTGTAGCGCTGTCGTTTTTCTACCAAGAACAGATGGGGTTTTCGCCTCTGGAGACGGCGTGGCTGTTCACGCCATGGCCGCTGGCGATCATGCTGGTGGGGCCCGTCGCAGGGCGCTTGGCGGATCGCGTTAACCCCAGCCTGCTGTCGAGTACGGGACTGGTCCTGCTGATCGTCGGACTGGTGGCGCTGGCGCTGGTGGACGAGAGCACGGGAGTGGTGGGTAGCCTGTGGCGGACGGCACTCTGCGGGATCGGCTTTGGGCTTTTTCAGCCGCCGAATAACCGCGAAATGATGGGCAGCCTGCCGCCAGAGCGCAGCGCCAACGTCTCTGGTGTGATGAGTACGACCCGTACGGTGGGGCAATCCTTCGGGGTGGCGCTCGTGGGGGCGGCGCTGGCGCTGGGAGCGCCGATACAGGTCACGCTGTGGCTGGGGGCAGGAACGACGCTGTTGGCGCTACTGGCGAGCCTGTCTCGGGTGTCGCTGGCCCAACGGGCGCTCATCGAGCGGCGGGCATCGTCTGTTGGGAAGTAA
- a CDS encoding BolA family transcriptional regulator → MAIQTQIEQKLASLTPDVLRVENESHMHNVPANSETHFKVTLVSDSFDGMMPVKRHQQIYALLADELSGPVHALALHLYTPREWQARGSERPNSPNCRGGGQ, encoded by the coding sequence ATGGCGATACAGACACAAATTGAGCAAAAGTTGGCGTCGCTAACCCCAGACGTGCTCCGAGTCGAGAACGAGAGCCACATGCATAACGTGCCGGCCAACTCGGAAACGCACTTCAAAGTCACCCTGGTAAGCGATAGCTTTGACGGCATGATGCCGGTGAAGCGTCATCAGCAAATATACGCCCTGTTGGCCGACGAGCTTTCGGGCCCGGTTCACGCGCTGGCGTTACATCTCTATACGCCCCGTGAGTGGCAGGCGCGCGGCAGCGAGCGTCCCAACTCTCCCAACTGTCGTGGCGGCGGCCAGTGA
- the prfB gene encoding peptide chain release factor 2 (programmed frameshift): MLETNPIHHQIKDLSERTDVLRGYLDYAERKDRLEEVSRELEDPNVWNDPDYAQKLGKERASLEAIVATIDELDQGLADSRDLLELAEMEEDEGTVEEVRKELNGLQGALEKLEFRRMFSGEMDENNAYLDIQSGSGGTEAQDWANILLRMYLRWAESHGFKTEIIEISAGEVAGIKSASIHIQGDHAFGWLRTETGVHRLVRKSPFDSGGRRHTSFASVFLSPEIDDSFEVEINPSDLRVDTYRSSGAGGQHVNTTDSAVRITHEPTGIVVACQSQRSQHANRDFAMKQLKAKLWEHEMQKRNAAKQEAEDSKADIGWGSQIRSYVLDDQRIKDLRTGVQSSNCDKVLDGDLDQFIVASLKQGL, from the exons ATGTTGGAAACCAACCCGATTCATCACCAGATCAAGGACCTGTCTGAGCGGACAGACGTTCTTAGGGGGTATCTT GACTATGCCGAGCGTAAAGATCGGCTAGAAGAAGTTTCCCGCGAACTCGAAGACCCCAACGTCTGGAACGACCCAGACTACGCCCAAAAGCTGGGCAAAGAGCGCGCCTCCCTCGAAGCCATCGTGGCGACCATCGACGAGCTGGACCAGGGCTTGGCGGATAGCCGCGACCTGCTGGAACTCGCCGAGATGGAAGAGGATGAAGGCACCGTCGAGGAAGTGCGTAAAGAGCTCAACGGCTTGCAGGGCGCGCTGGAAAAGCTCGAGTTTCGCCGCATGTTCTCGGGAGAGATGGACGAGAACAACGCCTATCTGGATATTCAATCGGGTTCCGGGGGCACCGAGGCGCAGGATTGGGCCAACATTCTGCTGCGCATGTACCTGCGCTGGGCCGAAAGCCACGGCTTCAAAACCGAGATCATCGAGATTTCGGCGGGGGAAGTGGCAGGTATCAAGTCGGCGTCCATCCATATTCAGGGCGATCATGCGTTTGGGTGGCTGCGCACGGAAACCGGCGTTCACCGCTTGGTGCGCAAAAGTCCGTTCGATTCCGGCGGCCGCCGTCACACCTCGTTTGCATCGGTGTTCTTGTCGCCGGAAATCGACGATAGCTTCGAGGTCGAGATCAACCCATCCGACTTGCGTGTTGATACCTACCGCTCCAGCGGTGCCGGGGGGCAGCACGTCAACACCACGGATTCCGCCGTGCGGATTACCCACGAGCCGACCGGCATTGTGGTGGCGTGCCAGAGCCAGCGTAGCCAGCATGCCAACCGCGACTTTGCTATGAAGCAGTTGAAGGCGAAGCTGTGGGAACACGAAATGCAAAAGCGCAATGCGGCCAAGCAGGAGGCGGAAGACTCCAAAGCCGATATCGGTTGGGGCAGCCAAATTCGCTCTTACGTGCTGGATGATCAGCGCATTAAAGACCTGCGCACCGGCGTTCAGTCCAGCAACTGCGACAAAGTGCTCGACGGCGATTTAGACCAGTTTATCGTCGCCAGCCTGAAGCAGGGTTTGTAA
- a CDS encoding OmpP1/FadL family transporter, whose protein sequence is MHNNFKKLTLVAAVAAVAFASQANAGGYQINEQSVSGQGYGHAGRSSNVHDATIVYGNPAGMSFLDRAQITAGGTFLSVDTDISNVSANRTLDVGVAQGGAPVGTQVPIGAIPGTNDGDMVPGTLVPFAFYAHPVNEQLAFGFGVYAPFGSKTEYEDTFQGRYFGDYTELRVVSAQPTVSYRFNDQWSAGIGITYNQVEGELRRQLPTSAAFNAAEDIDSRVEGDDDGWGYNLGVIYQPVPETTLGLTYRSAVDYELEGTFQATDPLGNVVRADTANLDLTTPETVNFSLTQQMTDRLKLMFGASWVRWSQFEEISILGSQGNEITNEQQNYSNAWAFATGGEYQLTPSLALRAGVTLDFTPTNDQDRSVRIPSDERRIFSIGAGWSPTPDLTLDFAYSYLTERSTFVEQDRQDLLASAQTGGVPVGGATYSADYKNEAHGFGAQLTYRF, encoded by the coding sequence ATGCATAATAACTTCAAAAAACTAACCCTAGTGGCCGCGGTAGCAGCAGTAGCTTTTGCTAGCCAAGCCAACGCAGGCGGATATCAAATCAACGAGCAAAGCGTCAGCGGCCAGGGCTACGGCCATGCAGGACGCAGCTCCAACGTTCATGATGCCACGATCGTGTACGGTAACCCGGCGGGTATGTCGTTCCTCGACCGCGCTCAGATTACAGCGGGTGGTACTTTCCTAAGCGTCGATACGGATATTAGTAATGTCTCGGCCAACCGTACGTTGGATGTCGGGGTTGCTCAAGGCGGTGCCCCGGTAGGGACTCAGGTGCCCATCGGTGCGATTCCGGGCACGAATGATGGCGATATGGTGCCGGGTACTTTAGTGCCTTTCGCGTTCTATGCTCACCCAGTCAATGAACAACTGGCGTTTGGTTTTGGCGTTTACGCCCCGTTCGGTTCTAAAACCGAGTACGAAGATACCTTCCAAGGCCGCTACTTTGGCGACTACACCGAGCTTCGTGTAGTGAGTGCGCAGCCGACCGTCTCTTACCGCTTTAACGATCAGTGGTCGGCCGGTATCGGCATCACGTACAACCAGGTAGAAGGCGAGCTGCGTCGTCAATTGCCTACCAGCGCCGCTTTCAATGCCGCCGAAGATATAGATTCGCGGGTGGAGGGTGACGACGATGGATGGGGTTATAACCTGGGGGTGATTTATCAGCCAGTGCCCGAAACCACGCTGGGTTTGACCTATCGCTCAGCCGTGGATTACGAGCTGGAAGGCACCTTCCAAGCCACGGATCCGTTGGGTAACGTAGTGCGTGCGGATACCGCTAATCTGGATCTGACTACGCCTGAAACGGTCAACTTCTCGTTGACCCAGCAGATGACGGATCGCCTGAAGCTGATGTTTGGGGCTTCCTGGGTGCGCTGGAGTCAGTTCGAGGAAATATCGATTCTGGGCAGCCAGGGTAATGAAATTACCAACGAGCAGCAGAACTATTCGAACGCTTGGGCCTTTGCGACGGGCGGCGAGTACCAGCTTACGCCGAGTCTTGCGCTGCGCGCGGGTGTGACGCTCGACTTCACACCCACCAATGACCAAGACCGTAGCGTACGTATCCCGTCCGACGAGCGCCGTATCTTCTCTATCGGGGCGGGTTGGAGCCCCACACCCGACCTGACGTTGGACTTCGCTTACTCCTACCTCACCGAGCGCAGCACCTTTGTTGAGCAAGACCGCCAAGATTTGCTTGCCAGTGCCCAAACCGGTGGTGTCCCCGTTGGCGGTGCCACTTACTCTGCGGACTACAAAAACGAAGCCCATGGCTTCGGTGCCCAGCTGACCTATCGGTTCTGA
- a CDS encoding heavy metal translocating P-type ATPase, with product MQRDTEQTVMLIRTVPCMSCQGCVKRMREAIQAQDPAAQVDGFPAEKRLEVTSSLDDQALDSALKEAGYPPSDDASDALHPDAPELAESQSANADAPQLRLLISGMTCAGCVKSVEKALANTHGVNSASVNFGTHTAHVTGSATQEALMAAVAEAGYRAEPIVDMREAERTREAQEAVTYRQRLKGSVLSLSLAIPLMLSMFVYHPHPMGVGRLYWLVIGLLTLAILAFPGRHFFTNAWKQLKHHQANMDTLVAMGTGTAWLYSMMVVLFAPWLPEVAQGIYFEASAMVVGLILLGNAMELRARGRTSSALKRLLDLQEKTARVIRNGVEQEIAVDDVALDDHIRVRPGERLPVDGVVLDGQSYIDESMLTGEPVPVHKTADDEVSAGTVNGNGSLVYRATRIGRDTRLGRITEQVASAQNSRPPIGELADKISGVFVPAVMIIAVLTALAWYNLGPAPVVIHMLVTATTVLIIACPCALGLATPISTMIGVGKAAEHGVLVRSGEALQTASRLTTLVVDKTGTLTEGKPRVTEATVLHDDSAQVLAWVAALESRSEHPLAKALTAYAEEHDARADRLASFDSVTGGGVKGTSQANDTLLLGNARLLEASGVDLSPANEHIRQLEAKARSLVYLAVNGKLAALFGVSDPLRKDAAAAVKRLQDDGLTVVMLTGDNEHTAAAVAREVGISEFKAGMTPDDKHAEIERRQAAGEVVGMVGDGINDAPALARANVGFAIGQGTDIAMESAGITLMRGSLHGVATAIELSRATLSNIKQNLIGAFGYNVLCIPIAAGVLYPMTDMLLSPIIAGAAMSLSSITVVSNANRLRLWKPSQQEAV from the coding sequence ATGCAGCGCGACACCGAGCAAACCGTGATGCTGATACGCACCGTTCCGTGCATGAGCTGTCAGGGCTGCGTCAAGCGCATGCGTGAGGCCATTCAAGCCCAGGACCCGGCCGCCCAGGTGGATGGATTCCCTGCCGAAAAGCGCCTGGAAGTGACCAGCTCCCTCGATGATCAGGCGCTGGATAGTGCACTCAAAGAAGCAGGCTATCCACCCAGCGACGACGCGAGTGACGCACTACATCCCGACGCGCCTGAACTCGCTGAATCGCAGAGCGCCAACGCGGATGCACCCCAACTGCGCCTGCTGATTAGCGGCATGACCTGCGCGGGCTGTGTCAAAAGCGTCGAAAAAGCACTGGCCAACACGCACGGTGTAAACAGCGCCTCGGTGAATTTTGGCACCCACACCGCACACGTCACCGGCAGCGCTACTCAGGAAGCGCTAATGGCCGCCGTTGCCGAGGCGGGCTATCGCGCCGAGCCGATTGTGGATATGCGCGAAGCCGAGCGTACTCGCGAGGCGCAAGAGGCCGTTACCTATCGCCAGCGCCTCAAGGGCAGCGTGCTGTCACTCTCCCTCGCGATTCCACTGATGCTGAGCATGTTCGTCTATCACCCACACCCCATGGGCGTTGGCCGCCTGTACTGGCTGGTGATTGGCCTGCTGACGCTCGCTATTTTGGCCTTTCCCGGGCGGCACTTTTTCACCAACGCCTGGAAACAGCTCAAGCATCATCAAGCCAACATGGACACCCTAGTGGCGATGGGCACCGGCACCGCCTGGCTCTACTCGATGATGGTGGTGCTCTTCGCCCCCTGGCTGCCGGAGGTGGCTCAGGGCATATATTTTGAAGCGTCGGCCATGGTGGTCGGGCTTATTCTGCTGGGCAACGCTATGGAGCTACGCGCCCGAGGCCGCACCAGCAGCGCGCTGAAACGCCTGCTCGACTTACAGGAAAAAACGGCACGGGTCATTCGTAACGGTGTGGAGCAAGAGATTGCGGTAGACGACGTAGCGCTGGATGATCATATTCGCGTGCGCCCCGGTGAGCGGCTGCCGGTGGATGGCGTAGTGCTCGACGGCCAGAGCTATATCGATGAGTCGATGCTCACCGGCGAACCCGTGCCGGTGCACAAAACAGCGGATGACGAGGTGAGCGCGGGCACGGTGAATGGCAACGGCAGCCTGGTGTACCGCGCCACCCGCATTGGCCGCGATACCCGCCTGGGACGTATCACCGAGCAGGTGGCCAGCGCACAAAACTCCCGCCCGCCGATTGGCGAGCTGGCCGATAAAATCTCCGGCGTGTTCGTGCCCGCCGTGATGATCATAGCAGTGCTGACGGCGCTGGCCTGGTACAACTTGGGGCCTGCTCCGGTGGTCATTCACATGCTGGTGACCGCGACCACCGTGCTGATTATCGCCTGCCCCTGCGCGCTGGGCTTGGCCACCCCGATCTCTACCATGATTGGCGTGGGCAAAGCCGCCGAGCATGGCGTGCTGGTGCGTAGCGGCGAAGCGCTGCAAACCGCGAGCCGCCTGACCACGCTGGTCGTCGATAAAACGGGAACACTGACCGAAGGCAAACCGCGCGTCACCGAGGCAACGGTGCTGCACGATGATAGCGCCCAAGTGCTGGCCTGGGTGGCCGCCCTAGAGAGCCGCTCCGAGCACCCCCTTGCCAAAGCGCTGACGGCCTACGCCGAAGAGCATGATGCCCGCGCCGATAGGCTGGCTAGCTTTGATAGCGTGACCGGCGGCGGTGTGAAAGGCACCAGCCAAGCTAATGACACGCTGCTGCTGGGCAATGCGCGCTTATTGGAAGCATCTGGCGTCGACCTTTCCCCAGCAAACGAGCACATTCGCCAGCTGGAAGCCAAGGCGCGCTCGCTGGTCTATTTAGCGGTGAATGGCAAGCTGGCCGCCCTCTTCGGCGTTAGCGACCCGCTGCGCAAAGATGCCGCTGCCGCCGTGAAGCGCTTGCAGGATGATGGGTTAACCGTGGTGATGTTGACGGGCGATAACGAGCATACCGCTGCTGCGGTGGCCCGCGAGGTAGGCATTAGCGAGTTCAAGGCAGGCATGACGCCCGACGACAAGCACGCCGAGATTGAGCGCCGCCAAGCGGCAGGCGAAGTGGTCGGCATGGTGGGCGACGGTATTAACGACGCCCCCGCGCTGGCCCGGGCCAACGTGGGTTTTGCCATTGGCCAGGGTACCGATATCGCCATGGAGAGCGCCGGTATTACGCTGATGCGCGGCTCGCTGCACGGCGTGGCCACGGCGATTGAACTGAGCCGTGCCACGCTCTCTAACATCAAACAGAACCTGATCGGCGCGTTTGGCTATAACGTGCTGTGCATCCCGATTGCCGCTGGCGTGCTCTACCCCATGACTGACATGTTGCTCTCTCCCATTATCGCAGGCGCTGCCATGTCACTCTCTTCGATCACCGTGGTCAGCAACGCCAACCGCCTGCGGTTATGGAAGCCCAGCCAACAGGAGGCCGTATGA
- the rimI gene encoding ribosomal protein S18-alanine N-acetyltransferase yields MAPFGGIRQAVGQGVIRRLSAVDRALLLALEALAQSGASGQQLEEALADEQAWVLGDWQGDALAGYALVAKLPFDAELQAIGVRPDCQGQGIGRRLLDEVIAMATGWQAERLLLEVRAGNQRALALYRQVGFQEDARRKGYYPAANGATGREDALLMSRTLA; encoded by the coding sequence ATGGCCCCATTTGGTGGCATTAGGCAAGCAGTGGGGCAAGGTGTGATTCGTCGGCTGAGCGCGGTCGACCGAGCGCTTTTGCTCGCGCTCGAAGCCCTCGCGCAAAGCGGCGCCAGTGGCCAGCAGCTAGAGGAGGCGCTGGCCGATGAGCAAGCTTGGGTCTTGGGAGATTGGCAGGGCGACGCGCTCGCAGGCTACGCCCTGGTCGCGAAACTACCGTTCGATGCCGAATTACAGGCCATTGGCGTGCGGCCTGATTGCCAGGGGCAAGGCATAGGGCGACGCTTGTTGGATGAGGTCATTGCCATGGCAACGGGCTGGCAAGCCGAGCGATTACTGCTGGAAGTACGCGCCGGAAACCAGCGAGCCCTTGCGCTCTATCGGCAGGTAGGTTTTCAGGAAGATGCTCGTCGGAAGGGCTACTACCCGGCCGCCAACGGCGCGACCGGGCGGGAAGATGCGCTACTGATGTCTCGAACGCTGGCTTAG
- the lysS gene encoding lysine--tRNA ligase: MANQDASSLDNENHLIAERRAKLAARRERAAEQGKSAFPNDFRRDSLTVELHNLLGEKDKAELEALNHPASVAGRVMRKRGPFIVIQDVAGQIQLYVDKKGLPEDVLEDIKGWDIGDIVAARGPVHKSGKGDLYVMMVEAQLLTKSLRPLPDKFHGLTDQEARYRQRYVDLIMNPQSRKVFETRAAVISSMRRFFEARGFMEVETPMLQPIPGGAAARPFITHHNALDIDMYLRIAPELYLKRLVVGGFEKVFEINRNFRNEGLSTRHNPEFTMVEFYWAYADYRDLLDMTEAMLRTAAQEVLGTTTITYQGASYDFGQPFKRLTLRQAILDHGDGITDAELDTLDAARAAAEKLGIKVKESWGLGKVQTEIFEEVAEHKLDQPTFITEYPAEVSPLARRNDADPFVTDRFEFFVGGREIANGFSELNDAEDQAERFREQAAEKDAGDLEAMYYDADYVRALEYGMPPTAGEGIGIDRLVMLFTDSPSIRDVLLFPAMRPEVG, encoded by the coding sequence ATGGCTAACCAAGACGCGTCTTCTCTCGATAATGAAAATCACCTGATCGCCGAGCGCCGTGCCAAGCTGGCGGCCCGCCGTGAGCGGGCGGCCGAGCAGGGCAAGAGCGCTTTCCCGAACGATTTCCGCCGCGACAGCCTCACCGTCGAGCTGCACAACTTGCTGGGCGAGAAAGACAAAGCCGAGCTGGAAGCGTTGAACCACCCAGCGTCGGTGGCCGGTCGTGTGATGCGCAAACGCGGTCCTTTCATCGTGATTCAGGACGTGGCGGGCCAGATCCAGCTCTACGTGGATAAAAAGGGGCTGCCGGAAGACGTGCTGGAAGACATCAAGGGCTGGGACATCGGCGATATCGTCGCCGCTCGTGGCCCGGTGCACAAATCCGGCAAGGGCGATCTGTACGTCATGATGGTCGAGGCGCAGCTGCTGACCAAGAGTCTGCGTCCGCTGCCGGACAAGTTCCACGGCCTGACCGATCAAGAAGCCCGCTATCGCCAGCGCTACGTGGATCTGATCATGAACCCGCAGTCGCGTAAGGTCTTCGAGACCCGCGCAGCGGTGATCAGCTCTATGCGCCGTTTCTTCGAAGCCCGTGGCTTCATGGAAGTGGAAACGCCGATGCTGCAGCCGATTCCCGGCGGTGCGGCGGCGCGTCCGTTCATCACTCACCACAATGCGCTGGATATCGATATGTACCTGCGTATTGCCCCGGAGCTTTACCTGAAGCGCCTGGTGGTGGGTGGTTTCGAGAAAGTGTTCGAGATCAACCGCAACTTCCGTAACGAAGGCTTGTCCACGCGGCACAACCCCGAGTTCACCATGGTGGAGTTCTACTGGGCCTACGCCGATTACCGCGACCTTCTGGACATGACCGAAGCCATGCTGCGCACCGCGGCGCAGGAAGTGCTGGGCACTACTACGATCACGTACCAAGGGGCCAGCTACGATTTCGGCCAGCCCTTCAAGCGTCTCACCCTGCGCCAAGCGATTCTGGATCACGGCGACGGCATCACCGACGCCGAGCTGGACACCCTGGATGCTGCCCGTGCTGCGGCAGAAAAGCTCGGTATCAAGGTCAAAGAGAGCTGGGGGCTAGGTAAAGTCCAAACCGAGATTTTTGAAGAAGTGGCGGAACACAAGCTGGACCAGCCGACGTTCATCACCGAATACCCGGCCGAAGTCAGCCCGCTGGCGCGTCGTAACGATGCGGACCCCTTCGTCACGGATCGCTTCGAGTTCTTCGTCGGTGGCCGCGAGATCGCCAACGGTTTCTCGGAGCTGAACGACGCCGAAGACCAAGCAGAGCGTTTCCGCGAACAGGCGGCCGAAAAAGACGCCGGTGACCTGGAAGCCATGTACTATGACGCCGACTACGTGCGCGCCTTGGAGTACGGCATGCCGCCGACGGCGGGCGAGGGCATCGGCATTGACCGCTTGGTGATGCTGTTTACCGACAGCCCCTCCATTCGAGATGTGCTGCTATTCCCGGCCATGCGCCCCGAGGTGGGTTAA